The proteins below are encoded in one region of Paenisporosarcina cavernae:
- the rpsD gene encoding 30S ribosomal protein S4, protein MARYTGPAWKLSRRLGISLSGTGKELEKRPYAPGQHGANTRKKISEYGLQLQEKQKLRHMYGVNERQFRTVFDKAGKMQGKHGENFMILLETRLDNVVYRLGLSRTRRGARQLVNHGHVMVDGKRVDIPSYAVKPGQEISLREKSQNLDVVNESIEVSNFVPEYLTFDADKKVGTFVRLPERSELNAEINEALIVEYYSR, encoded by the coding sequence ATGGCTCGTTATACAGGTCCAGCATGGAAACTGTCTCGTCGTTTAGGAATTTCCCTAAGTGGCACAGGTAAAGAATTAGAAAAACGTCCTTACGCACCAGGTCAACACGGTGCTAACACTCGTAAAAAAATCTCGGAGTATGGTTTACAACTTCAAGAAAAACAAAAACTTCGTCACATGTATGGAGTAAACGAACGTCAATTCCGTACTGTTTTCGATAAAGCTGGCAAAATGCAAGGTAAACACGGTGAAAACTTCATGATCTTACTTGAAACTCGTTTAGACAACGTAGTTTACCGTTTAGGTCTTTCTCGTACTCGTCGTGGAGCTCGTCAATTAGTTAACCACGGTCACGTAATGGTTGATGGAAAACGCGTTGACATTCCTTCATACGCTGTAAAACCAGGTCAAGAAATTTCTCTTCGTGAAAAATCTCAAAACCTAGACGTAGTGAACGAATCAATCGAAGTAAGCAACTTCGTTCCTGAGTACCTTACATTTGATGCTGACAAAAAAGTGGGTACATTTGTACGTTTACCAGAACGTTCTGAATTAAATGCAGAAATCAATGAAGCATTAATCGTTGAGTACTACTCACGTTAA
- the speD gene encoding adenosylmethionine decarboxylase: protein MSLTPEQRIELHEFNNLTKSLSFNMYDICYTKTKEEREAYIEYIDDQYNADRLTNILKNVTDIIGAHVLNIAKQDYVPQGASVTMLVSEGPIDAVPDEQFKESPGPLPDTVVMHLDKSHITVHTYPEYHPNEGISTFRADIDVSTCGEISPLKALNYLIHSFDTDIMTVDYRVRGFTRDTSGHKLFIDHEINSIQNFIPDEIKDEFDMIDVNIYQENIFHTKCKLKEFDLNNYLFGKKTEDLTEEEQLEITNKLKMEMDEIFYGKNIVSK, encoded by the coding sequence ATGTCACTTACACCAGAACAACGTATTGAATTACATGAATTTAACAACTTAACAAAATCTCTTAGCTTTAATATGTATGATATTTGTTACACAAAAACAAAAGAAGAACGAGAAGCTTACATTGAGTATATTGATGACCAATATAATGCGGACCGATTAACGAATATATTAAAAAATGTTACCGATATTATAGGAGCTCACGTATTAAATATTGCCAAACAGGATTATGTTCCTCAAGGTGCCAGTGTGACAATGTTAGTGTCAGAAGGGCCAATTGATGCAGTTCCAGATGAGCAATTTAAAGAATCACCTGGTCCACTTCCAGATACGGTCGTGATGCACTTAGACAAAAGCCATATTACCGTGCATACGTACCCGGAATATCATCCGAATGAAGGCATTAGCACATTTCGCGCGGATATTGATGTTTCGACATGTGGGGAGATTTCTCCATTAAAAGCGCTGAACTATTTAATTCACTCGTTTGATACGGATATTATGACTGTAGATTACCGTGTTCGTGGGTTTACGCGTGATACTAGTGGTCATAAATTATTTATTGATCATGAAATCAATTCCATTCAGAATTTTATTCCAGATGAAATTAAAGACGAATTTGATATGATTGATGTTAATATTTATCAGGAAAACATTTTCCACACGAAATGTAAGCTAAAAGAATTTGACTTGAATAATTATCTTTTTGGGAAAAAAACAGAAGATTTAACGGAAGAAGAACAATTGGAAATTACGAATAAATTAAAAATGGAAATGGATGAAATTTTCTACGGAAAAAATATCGTTTCTAAATAA
- a CDS encoding zinc ribbon domain-containing protein yields MSSKGCIKCGGNEVGEKEISTTGTGLSKLIDLQHNQFRVVFCKKCGYSELYNKQSSSTGNIIDLFFG; encoded by the coding sequence ATGTCGTCAAAAGGGTGTATAAAATGTGGTGGAAACGAAGTTGGGGAGAAAGAAATTTCGACCACAGGAACAGGGTTATCAAAGTTGATTGATTTACAGCACAATCAATTTCGAGTAGTTTTTTGTAAAAAATGCGGATATTCGGAGCTGTATAACAAACAAAGTAGCTCGACTGGTAACATCATCGATTTATTTTTCGGATAA
- the tyrS gene encoding tyrosine--tRNA ligase: MTNALVEDLKWRGLAYQLTDEEGLTKLLNDEKISLYCGVDPTADSMHIGHIVPLLTLRRFQMYGHRPVLLVGGATGMIGDPSGRNEERQLQTTEQIDENVKGLAKQMHRIFDFDTENGAKLVNNKDWIGSMNVIEFLRDYGKYIGVNYMLAKDTVASRLEGGISFTEFSYMLIQAIDYNHLFNTEKCVLQVGGSDQWGNITTGLEMIRKTHEEETKAYGMTIPLVTKSDGTKFGKSASGAVWLDAEKTTPYEFYQFWLNTADSDVINYMKIFTFLSREEIESFAVTIEEEAHLRKAQKALAEKMTVLIHGHEALKTAQKVTQALFSGDLKALSANEMKEAFKDVPSSEVAKEDHNIVDFLIEIGVAPSKRQAREDVTNGAISLNGEKVTDLEYVVGEKDRLEDAFLIVRRGKKKYHMVKFA, from the coding sequence ATGACAAATGCATTAGTAGAAGATTTAAAATGGCGAGGACTCGCTTACCAATTAACCGACGAAGAAGGACTCACAAAATTATTGAATGACGAAAAAATCTCTCTCTATTGTGGGGTTGATCCAACAGCTGATAGTATGCATATTGGCCATATTGTTCCGCTGTTAACGTTGCGTCGCTTTCAAATGTATGGGCACCGACCAGTCTTGCTTGTGGGTGGGGCGACTGGTATGATTGGCGATCCTTCTGGGCGCAACGAAGAACGTCAACTGCAAACGACGGAGCAAATTGATGAAAATGTGAAAGGCTTAGCAAAACAAATGCACCGTATTTTCGATTTTGATACAGAGAACGGCGCAAAACTAGTTAACAACAAAGATTGGATTGGCTCGATGAATGTAATAGAATTTCTTCGAGATTACGGGAAATACATTGGTGTAAATTACATGCTAGCAAAAGACACCGTCGCATCTCGATTAGAAGGGGGAATTTCCTTCACAGAGTTTAGTTACATGCTTATCCAAGCAATCGACTACAATCATTTATTCAATACAGAGAAATGTGTCTTGCAAGTTGGTGGTTCCGATCAATGGGGGAATATTACGACAGGACTTGAAATGATTCGGAAAACACACGAAGAAGAAACCAAAGCCTACGGAATGACGATCCCACTTGTAACAAAATCGGACGGTACTAAATTCGGTAAGTCAGCTTCTGGCGCAGTTTGGTTAGATGCAGAAAAAACAACTCCGTACGAATTTTATCAATTTTGGTTGAATACAGCTGATAGCGATGTGATTAATTACATGAAGATTTTCACATTCCTCAGTCGAGAAGAAATTGAAAGCTTTGCAGTAACCATTGAAGAAGAAGCTCATTTACGAAAAGCTCAAAAAGCCTTAGCGGAGAAGATGACTGTTTTAATTCACGGACATGAGGCGCTTAAGACTGCCCAAAAAGTAACGCAAGCACTATTTAGCGGAGATCTAAAAGCACTATCGGCGAATGAAATGAAAGAAGCGTTCAAGGATGTTCCATCATCTGAAGTGGCTAAAGAGGATCATAACATTGTAGATTTTTTAATTGAAATCGGAGTAGCGCCTTCCAAACGTCAAGCACGTGAAGATGTGACAAACGGAGCGATCTCGTTAAACGGCGAAAAAGTGACAGACCTTGAATATGTGGTAGGAGAGAAAGACCGTTTGGAAGATGCATTTTTAATTGTGCGTCGCGGTAAAAAGAAATACCATATGGTGAAATTTGCTTAA
- a CDS encoding transglycosylase domain-containing protein, producing MNIWTQGQEKWDTWQKTKWAKSLRISSSVFWNLAIIFLIIGVVFAAFAGSVGAGYFASLVDSEPLRTEDEMRANIFSYDETSEIFFADNIYIGKLQTDLERVETELDKVSPNVINAVLATEDEYFNVHHGIVPKAIFRGLFQDVTNADDQTGGSTLTQQLVKNQILTNEVSYERKAKEILLAMRLEKFMTKDEILEAYLNIIPYGRNASGRNIAGIETASRGIFNLKASELNLAQAAFIAGIPQAPFAYTPFTNRGELKDADGLKPGIDRMVTVLYRMNETGYISDEEYEQYRNYDIAKDFRSPEAMPYEKYPYLTYELERQAVSILKVQLAEKDGIDENRLEQDAKMNEKYTILADRALRTNGYRIHSTINQKIYDKHQQIKNAFENFGPNKQAEVKNSETGEYETVLKPVEVGSVLMENSTGKVLSFIGGRDYNQENLNHATQSYRQNGSTMKPLLVYGPAIEYGIIGAGSPVVDVYLEDVPDGEGGNYSPGNVIEGQELGIIPAREALAKSQNLAAIRLYKRIMDKQPIEYLQKLGFSNVNPEENYFLSSAIGGVGMGPSVLENTNAFATLANKGEFNKAYMIERIEDAEGNIVYQHESVPEPVYSPQTAYIVTDMLRDVLEYGTGTRASSLLKFKSDFAAKSGTTNAAKDAWFMGYNPNITLGVWLGYDKNNSLITSGVLHHSTRVNMLWAQLMNGTYDVNPELADPAQGFEMPKGVVTRSFCSISGLAPSPACQQAGLVTSDLFNANTFVPTKADDSFASSSYVVIDGKRYRALPSTPSEFVVSGGVGVNQDFIDRTFGTLKGDPAKLFPENSAFASKVVSEDTFDADSAAPSGVTASLSGRTLSWTDSASKDVVGYRVYRNSGGIVTSTQSRSFTVPSAGEYYVVAVDITGKQSAASNTVSNVVAEPVPEPKPTTPTKPDPKPTDPPPPTDPKPADPPPPTDPKPTDPPPPTDPPPTAPPAEE from the coding sequence ATGAATATCTGGACACAAGGGCAAGAAAAATGGGATACATGGCAGAAAACAAAATGGGCAAAAAGCCTTCGAATTAGTTCATCTGTTTTCTGGAACTTAGCAATTATTTTCCTCATTATTGGGGTCGTATTTGCCGCATTTGCCGGTTCAGTAGGAGCTGGTTATTTCGCTTCATTAGTGGATTCCGAACCACTACGAACAGAAGACGAAATGCGTGCGAATATTTTTAGTTATGACGAAACATCGGAAATCTTTTTTGCGGATAATATCTATATAGGTAAACTCCAAACAGACCTAGAACGAGTGGAAACAGAACTTGATAAGGTCTCTCCGAATGTTATTAATGCTGTTTTAGCCACTGAAGATGAGTATTTTAACGTTCATCATGGAATAGTCCCAAAAGCAATTTTTCGCGGTTTATTTCAAGATGTAACAAATGCGGATGACCAAACTGGTGGTTCAACTCTTACACAGCAATTAGTCAAAAATCAAATCCTCACAAACGAAGTTTCCTATGAGCGGAAGGCAAAAGAAATTTTGCTAGCAATGCGCTTAGAAAAATTCATGACAAAAGATGAAATATTAGAAGCATACTTAAATATCATTCCTTACGGCCGGAATGCATCTGGGCGAAATATTGCCGGTATTGAAACAGCTTCAAGAGGTATTTTTAACTTGAAAGCAAGTGAATTAAATCTTGCACAAGCTGCATTTATCGCTGGAATTCCACAAGCACCTTTTGCTTATACTCCGTTTACAAATCGAGGGGAATTAAAGGACGCAGATGGATTAAAGCCTGGTATTGATCGAATGGTTACAGTTCTTTATCGAATGAACGAAACTGGCTATATTTCAGATGAAGAGTATGAACAATATCGGAATTATGATATTGCAAAGGATTTCCGTTCTCCTGAGGCAATGCCATATGAAAAATATCCTTATTTAACGTATGAATTAGAAAGACAAGCTGTCTCTATATTAAAAGTTCAGTTAGCAGAAAAAGATGGTATTGATGAAAACCGTTTAGAACAAGATGCAAAAATGAATGAAAAATATACGATTCTAGCAGATCGTGCATTGCGTACGAATGGTTATCGTATTCATTCAACTATTAACCAGAAGATTTATGACAAGCACCAACAAATCAAAAATGCGTTTGAAAACTTTGGTCCAAACAAACAAGCGGAAGTAAAAAATAGTGAAACTGGCGAATATGAAACGGTATTAAAACCAGTAGAAGTCGGCAGTGTATTAATGGAAAACAGTACTGGAAAAGTATTGAGCTTTATCGGTGGAAGAGATTACAATCAGGAAAACTTAAATCACGCTACTCAATCCTATCGACAAAACGGTTCTACCATGAAACCACTGTTGGTGTATGGCCCAGCAATTGAATATGGGATAATTGGTGCAGGTAGTCCTGTAGTCGACGTGTATTTGGAAGATGTACCTGACGGAGAGGGTGGAAATTATAGCCCTGGGAATGTAATTGAAGGCCAAGAGCTCGGCATTATCCCTGCTCGAGAAGCGCTTGCTAAATCACAAAATTTAGCCGCTATTCGCTTATATAAACGTATTATGGACAAGCAACCGATTGAATACTTACAAAAATTAGGATTTAGTAATGTGAATCCAGAAGAAAACTATTTCTTATCCTCCGCTATTGGTGGTGTTGGAATGGGGCCATCTGTCTTAGAAAATACGAATGCTTTTGCCACTCTGGCAAATAAAGGTGAATTCAACAAAGCCTATATGATCGAACGCATTGAAGATGCGGAAGGAAATATAGTGTATCAGCATGAATCAGTTCCTGAACCAGTATATTCTCCACAAACCGCTTATATAGTAACGGATATGCTTCGTGACGTATTAGAATATGGTACAGGAACACGAGCAAGCAGTTTGTTAAAATTCAAATCTGATTTTGCCGCTAAATCTGGTACGACGAATGCTGCAAAAGATGCATGGTTTATGGGATATAATCCAAACATTACGTTAGGTGTTTGGCTAGGATATGATAAAAACAACTCGCTTATCACATCCGGCGTATTGCATCATTCTACTCGTGTAAATATGTTATGGGCACAGCTAATGAATGGCACATATGATGTTAATCCTGAGTTAGCAGATCCTGCACAAGGTTTCGAAATGCCAAAAGGTGTTGTGACGAGATCATTTTGTTCGATTTCCGGACTTGCCCCGTCACCAGCATGTCAACAAGCAGGCCTTGTTACTTCTGATTTGTTTAATGCCAACACATTTGTTCCAACAAAAGCAGATGATAGTTTTGCCTCCTCATCGTATGTTGTGATTGATGGGAAACGTTATCGAGCACTTCCTTCAACACCAAGTGAATTCGTTGTGTCTGGTGGAGTTGGTGTCAACCAAGACTTTATCGATCGAACATTTGGAACATTAAAAGGAGATCCTGCGAAATTGTTCCCAGAGAACTCTGCATTTGCTAGCAAAGTCGTTTCTGAGGATACATTTGATGCTGATAGCGCTGCACCAAGTGGTGTTACCGCAAGTTTATCTGGACGAACGTTAAGTTGGACAGATTCCGCTTCAAAAGACGTGGTTGGGTATCGAGTGTATCGAAATTCAGGTGGTATCGTAACATCTACTCAAAGTAGATCATTTACGGTTCCAAGTGCTGGTGAATATTACGTTGTAGCAGTTGATATTACTGGCAAACAATCTGCTGCCTCCAATACAGTCTCAAATGTTGTTGCGGAACCAGTACCAGAGCCGAAACCAACAACACCGACAAAACCTGATCCTAAGCCAACAGATCCACCGCCTCCAACGGATCCTAAGCCAGCAGATCCACCACCACCTACAGATCCAAAGCCGACGGACCCACCTCCGCCGACTGATCCGCCACCAACGGCACCACCGGCAGAAGAATAA
- the acsA gene encoding acetate--CoA ligase: MKVEALPVVQGDFNLSNYADVAKDFDWEQAWKSLSASETGRLNAAYETIDRHAESSNKNKVALFYKDANRKETYTFYDMKRMSNKAANVFQKHTSIEKGDRLFIFLPRSPELYFALLGALKMGAIVGPLFEAFMEGAVFDRLADSEAKVIVTTPELLERVPVDKLPHLETIVLIGEEIEEKDTIIDFKKEMKEASPYFELEWLEKEDGLILHYTSGSTGKPKGVLHVQQAIMQHYQTAKWVLDLKENDIYWCTADPGWVTGTSYGIFGPWLAGTSMVVLGGRFSPDTWYETIEEYGVTVWYSAPTAFRMLMGAGDGLLKKYDVSTLRHVLSVGEPLNPEVIKWGANVFRQRIHDTWWMTETGAQMICNFGCLPIKPGSMGKPIPGVKAAIVDDNGEELPAYQMGNLALEKGWPSMMHMIWNNPEKYDSYFLKDKWYVSGDSAYMDEDGFFWFQGRIDDVIMTSGERVGPFEVESKLLEHPAIVEAGVIGKPDPVRGEIIKAFVALREDVEPSDELIADIQQFVKKGLAAHAAPREIEFKDKLPKTRSGKIMRRVLKAWELNLPAGDLSTMED, from the coding sequence ATGAAAGTAGAAGCATTACCTGTTGTACAAGGAGATTTTAACCTTTCGAATTACGCGGATGTAGCGAAAGACTTTGATTGGGAGCAGGCATGGAAGTCGTTAAGTGCCTCTGAAACTGGGCGCCTCAATGCAGCGTATGAAACGATTGATCGTCATGCGGAATCCTCCAACAAAAACAAAGTGGCGCTATTTTACAAGGACGCGAACCGAAAAGAAACGTATACATTTTATGACATGAAACGGATGTCGAACAAGGCAGCTAACGTTTTCCAAAAACATACTTCGATTGAAAAAGGAGACCGATTATTTATCTTTTTACCACGATCTCCTGAGCTTTACTTTGCGTTACTAGGTGCTTTGAAGATGGGAGCAATTGTTGGTCCGCTATTTGAAGCATTTATGGAAGGTGCAGTATTCGATCGTTTAGCAGATAGCGAAGCGAAAGTAATTGTAACAACACCGGAGTTACTAGAGCGTGTTCCTGTTGATAAACTTCCACACTTAGAGACGATTGTCTTAATTGGGGAGGAAATTGAAGAAAAAGACACAATCATTGATTTCAAGAAAGAAATGAAAGAAGCATCTCCTTATTTCGAGTTGGAATGGCTAGAAAAAGAAGATGGATTAATTCTTCATTACACTTCTGGTTCTACTGGAAAACCAAAAGGCGTGTTGCATGTTCAACAAGCAATCATGCAACATTATCAAACTGCCAAGTGGGTTCTTGATTTAAAGGAAAATGATATTTATTGGTGTACAGCTGACCCAGGTTGGGTTACAGGTACATCTTATGGCATTTTTGGACCATGGTTAGCAGGAACTTCAATGGTCGTGCTAGGTGGAAGATTTTCGCCAGATACATGGTATGAAACGATTGAAGAATATGGAGTAACTGTTTGGTATAGTGCTCCTACCGCTTTCAGAATGCTAATGGGTGCAGGCGATGGTTTATTAAAAAAATACGACGTGTCTACATTACGACATGTTTTATCCGTCGGAGAACCTCTGAACCCTGAAGTGATTAAATGGGGGGCAAACGTGTTCCGTCAACGCATACATGATACTTGGTGGATGACGGAAACTGGCGCACAAATGATTTGCAACTTCGGGTGTTTGCCGATTAAACCTGGCTCTATGGGGAAACCAATACCTGGTGTGAAAGCTGCTATTGTGGATGATAATGGAGAAGAACTACCAGCGTATCAAATGGGCAATTTAGCGCTAGAAAAAGGTTGGCCATCCATGATGCATATGATATGGAACAATCCAGAAAAATATGATTCGTATTTCTTAAAAGACAAATGGTATGTGTCTGGTGACTCTGCTTACATGGATGAAGATGGTTTTTTCTGGTTCCAAGGAAGAATTGATGACGTTATTATGACTTCAGGAGAACGTGTCGGTCCTTTTGAAGTAGAAAGTAAGTTATTAGAGCATCCAGCTATAGTAGAAGCGGGTGTTATTGGAAAACCAGACCCAGTCCGAGGAGAAATCATTAAAGCGTTTGTTGCTTTACGTGAGGATGTGGAACCGTCGGATGAATTAATCGCTGACATTCAACAATTTGTTAAAAAAGGTCTTGCAGCTCATGCTGCCCCACGTGAAATTGAATTTAAAGATAAATTGCCAAAAACACGAAGCGGGAAAATAATGCGTCGTGTACTGAAAGCTTGGGAATTAAATTTACCAGCAGGTGATCTATCTACAATGGAAGATTAA
- a CDS encoding GNAT family N-acetyltransferase encodes MEHKKTYNAMELKTKHGNLIIEGPISSDAIKGYEFHSDLVAFRTPAQQHKAITEIASLPEGRIIIARDNMTIVGYVTFLYPDPLERWSKGQMEELIELGAIEVIPKFRGSGVGKGLLHVSMMDDAMEDFITITTEYYWHWDLKGTGLNVWEYRKVMEKMMNAGGLEYFATDDPEISSHPANCLMAKIGKRISQESIQRFDQLRFMNRFMY; translated from the coding sequence ATGGAACATAAAAAAACTTACAACGCCATGGAGTTAAAAACAAAGCACGGAAATTTGATTATCGAAGGACCTATTTCTTCTGATGCCATTAAGGGGTATGAATTTCATTCCGACTTAGTCGCATTTCGCACACCTGCACAGCAGCACAAAGCAATTACCGAAATCGCAAGTTTGCCGGAAGGTCGAATTATTATTGCACGTGATAATATGACCATCGTTGGATATGTGACGTTTTTATATCCTGATCCACTAGAACGTTGGTCAAAGGGGCAAATGGAAGAATTAATTGAACTTGGGGCAATTGAAGTTATTCCAAAGTTCCGTGGTTCCGGAGTAGGAAAAGGTTTGCTACACGTTTCCATGATGGATGATGCAATGGAAGATTTTATTACTATTACGACAGAGTACTATTGGCATTGGGACTTAAAAGGAACCGGTTTGAATGTATGGGAATACAGAAAAGTGATGGAAAAAATGATGAACGCGGGTGGATTGGAATACTTTGCCACGGATGATCCTGAGATTAGCTCACACCCTGCCAACTGTTTGATGGCAAAGATAGGCAAACGTATCTCACAAGAATCCATACAACGCTTTGATCAGCTTCGGTTTATGAATCGATTTATGTATTAA
- a CDS encoding acetoin utilization AcuB family protein, with the protein MIVEEMMRRNVKTLSPDHTISDAIQLLRSNKIRHLPITIENKVVGIVTDRDIKEASANRSEQEELRSIRLESIMTKNPIIGHPLDFVEEVAVTFFDQHIGCLPIVQNGELVGIVTETDVLYKYIELTGANKPGSHLEVRVPDRPGVLYEVTKVFYEHQVNVWSVLVYPDPKQDNTKILVFRLKTMNPLTIIQDLRKEGFDVLWPNMPGMSE; encoded by the coding sequence ATGATTGTCGAAGAAATGATGAGAAGAAATGTGAAAACATTATCTCCAGATCACACAATTAGTGATGCAATTCAACTATTACGTTCGAACAAAATACGCCATTTACCCATCACTATTGAGAATAAAGTAGTTGGAATCGTGACAGATCGTGATATTAAAGAAGCTTCTGCAAATCGCTCGGAACAAGAGGAGTTGCGTTCCATCCGTTTAGAGTCAATTATGACGAAAAATCCTATAATCGGTCACCCGCTTGATTTCGTCGAAGAAGTAGCTGTCACATTTTTTGACCAACATATTGGTTGTTTACCGATCGTTCAAAATGGAGAACTAGTTGGAATCGTTACAGAGACAGATGTTCTCTACAAATATATTGAGTTAACTGGTGCAAACAAACCAGGTTCACATTTAGAGGTTCGTGTTCCTGATCGTCCGGGTGTTCTCTATGAAGTAACCAAAGTTTTTTATGAACACCAAGTAAATGTTTGGAGCGTTTTAGTCTATCCCGACCCTAAACAAGATAATACGAAAATATTAGTTTTCCGATTAAAAACGATGAATCCATTGACGATAATCCAAGATTTACGTAAAGAAGGTTTTGATGTATTATGGCCCAATATGCCGGGAATGAGCGAATAA
- a CDS encoding acetoin utilization protein AcuC → MAQYAGNERIKSQAVYIYSEELLTYKFAEDHPFNQKRLEMTTDLLKKMNALSDDQILAPRKATDEELLLFHDPSYVTAVKNASKGIPIKNAAESFGIGTEDTPIFSGMHDASALLVGGTLTAVDAVMSGKSRYALHLGGGLHHGFKGRASGFCVYNDSAVAIKYIQQKYGAKVLYIDTDAHHGDGVQWAFYEDPSVCTISIHETGRYLFPGTGNITERGSGEGYGTTFNFPIDAFTEDESFLTIYRSALTEIAEFFQPDVILTQNGADAHYYDPLTHLYGSIDIYKEIPKLAKEMAEKYCDGKWIAVGGGGYDIWRVVPRAWSLIWMEMNNLPQPEGSLPNAWINAWEQYSPVPIAKRWDDSADMYEPIPRKQEITEKNEQMLQKALYPIRSEK, encoded by the coding sequence ATGGCCCAATATGCCGGGAATGAGCGAATAAAATCACAAGCAGTATATATCTATTCTGAAGAACTGCTGACGTATAAATTTGCGGAAGATCATCCATTTAATCAAAAACGTCTCGAAATGACGACTGATTTATTGAAAAAAATGAATGCGCTTTCAGATGATCAAATTCTTGCACCTCGTAAAGCAACAGATGAAGAACTATTATTATTTCACGATCCAAGTTATGTTACTGCGGTAAAAAATGCAAGTAAAGGAATACCAATAAAAAATGCAGCGGAAAGCTTTGGGATTGGAACGGAAGATACCCCTATTTTTTCTGGCATGCATGACGCTAGTGCTTTACTTGTAGGTGGGACACTTACTGCGGTTGATGCTGTAATGTCAGGAAAATCTCGCTATGCACTTCATCTAGGTGGTGGACTTCATCACGGTTTTAAAGGAAGAGCTAGTGGTTTTTGTGTTTATAATGATAGTGCTGTCGCCATCAAATACATACAACAAAAATACGGTGCGAAGGTTCTTTATATCGATACGGATGCTCACCATGGAGATGGCGTCCAATGGGCCTTTTACGAGGATCCATCTGTTTGTACTATTTCGATCCATGAGACGGGACGTTATTTATTCCCAGGGACAGGAAATATCACAGAACGCGGAAGTGGCGAAGGATATGGCACAACTTTCAACTTTCCGATAGATGCTTTTACAGAAGATGAATCGTTTCTTACTATTTACCGATCTGCCTTAACCGAAATCGCAGAATTTTTTCAACCGGATGTCATTTTAACGCAAAATGGAGCAGATGCACATTACTACGATCCGCTTACACATCTATATGGAAGTATTGATATATATAAAGAAATACCTAAACTTGCAAAAGAAATGGCAGAAAAATATTGTGACGGCAAATGGATTGCTGTTGGTGGTGGCGGTTACGACATTTGGCGAGTTGTTCCACGTGCATGGTCTCTTATTTGGATGGAAATGAACAACCTGCCTCAACCTGAAGGTTCTTTACCAAATGCTTGGATAAATGCTTGGGAACAGTACTCCCCTGTTCCTATTGCAAAAAGATGGGATGATAGCGCAGACATGTACGAACCTATCCCACGAAAACAAGAAATCACCGAAAAAAATGAGCAAATGCTGCAAAAAGCTCTCTATCCCATCCGTTCGGAGAAATAA